From the Oleiharenicola lentus genome, one window contains:
- a CDS encoding ROK family protein: MSPDKKRLFAGVDLGGTNFTVGFGDASGQLVAEEKQPTASHEGPAAVVERIADTIDRLAARAGQRPAAVGLGVPGLVDVPTGVTRFLPNLPTQWRDVHVGANLSARLKCPVYLLNDARAATLGEFMFGHGRDVQSMILFTLGTGVGGGVVIDGQLRLGPLGAAGELGHICVQPDGPWCSCGSQGCLETLVSGPALTAEGIRLLLSGNAPRLHELCAGDVARVSCELMGAAARAGDPGVQAALDRAGSYLGQVAAGVVLTLHPELIVLGGGVAALDDLLIVPLRRTLLQRVKMFPPDDIRILRSQLGTRAGVLGGLAVAVQGGVRRA; this comes from the coding sequence ATGAGCCCGGATAAGAAGAGACTGTTTGCCGGCGTCGATCTCGGTGGCACCAACTTCACCGTCGGTTTCGGCGACGCCAGCGGCCAACTCGTGGCCGAGGAAAAGCAGCCGACGGCGAGTCATGAAGGTCCGGCGGCCGTGGTGGAACGCATCGCCGATACGATCGACCGCCTGGCGGCCCGGGCCGGACAACGGCCGGCCGCGGTGGGGCTCGGCGTGCCCGGTCTGGTGGATGTCCCCACCGGCGTGACTCGTTTTCTGCCCAATTTGCCGACCCAATGGCGCGATGTGCATGTGGGGGCGAATCTTTCCGCCCGACTGAAATGCCCCGTGTATCTGTTGAATGATGCCCGGGCGGCGACCTTGGGTGAATTCATGTTCGGCCACGGACGGGACGTCCAGTCCATGATCTTGTTCACCCTGGGCACCGGTGTTGGCGGGGGAGTGGTCATTGACGGACAACTTCGGCTGGGCCCGTTGGGAGCGGCGGGTGAGCTGGGCCACATTTGCGTGCAACCGGACGGCCCGTGGTGCAGCTGCGGCAGCCAGGGTTGCTTGGAAACGCTGGTGAGCGGACCGGCCCTGACCGCCGAGGGCATCCGCCTCCTTCTCAGTGGCAATGCCCCCCGCTTGCACGAGCTCTGCGCCGGTGATGTCGCCCGGGTCAGCTGCGAACTCATGGGAGCGGCGGCGCGGGCCGGCGATCCCGGCGTGCAGGCCGCCCTCGACCGCGCCGGCAGCTACCTGGGACAGGTGGCGGCGGGCGTGGTGCTGACCCTGCATCCTGAGCTGATTGTCCTCGGTGGCGGCGTGGCGGCGTTGGACGACCTGCTGATCGTCCCGCTTCGTCGCACTCTCCTGCAGCGGGTGAAAATGTTTCCCCCCGACGATATCCGCATTTTGCGCTCCCAACTCGGAACTCGCGCCGGCGTCTTGGGCGGTCTCGCCGTCGCGGTCCAAGGCGGCGTGCGCCGAGCATAG
- a CDS encoding sugar phosphate isomerase/epimerase family protein: MKLGFVSAILPDQSLDEVLAFARANRFQTVEIMCWPVGKAERRYAGVTHIDVTTLDAAGAAAIRAKFTAAGIGLSGLGYYPNPLSPDAAEAAVYIEHLKKVISAAALLGVNQVNTFIGRDPARSLADNWQVFEERWPVIVCHAEQTGVRIGIENCPMFFSQDEWPGGKNLATSPRNWRELFRRIPSPALGLNYDPSHLAWQMMDPISPLREFASRIFHVHAKDVQIDRAKLNDVGIMATPLEFHQPVLPGRGVVDWPLFFQTLSAIGYQGPVCIEVEDRAYEGSLESRQRALRESGAFLQPLLSR; the protein is encoded by the coding sequence ATGAAATTAGGATTCGTTTCCGCCATTCTGCCTGATCAGTCCCTCGACGAAGTGCTGGCCTTCGCCAGGGCCAACCGTTTTCAAACAGTTGAGATCATGTGCTGGCCCGTCGGCAAGGCCGAGCGCCGCTACGCGGGCGTGACCCACATTGATGTCACGACCCTCGACGCCGCCGGCGCCGCCGCCATCCGGGCGAAATTCACCGCCGCCGGCATCGGCCTTTCGGGACTTGGTTACTATCCCAACCCGCTCAGCCCTGATGCAGCCGAAGCGGCCGTGTACATCGAACACCTGAAGAAGGTGATCTCTGCTGCCGCCCTGTTGGGCGTGAATCAGGTCAACACCTTCATCGGCCGTGACCCGGCTCGTTCGCTCGCCGACAACTGGCAGGTGTTCGAGGAACGCTGGCCGGTCATCGTTTGCCATGCCGAGCAAACGGGGGTGCGGATCGGCATCGAGAACTGTCCGATGTTCTTCAGTCAGGACGAGTGGCCCGGCGGGAAGAACCTCGCCACCTCTCCGCGCAATTGGCGGGAACTCTTCCGCCGCATCCCCAGTCCGGCCCTCGGTCTAAATTATGATCCGTCTCATCTGGCCTGGCAGATGATGGATCCGATCAGCCCACTGCGGGAGTTCGCCAGTCGCATCTTCCATGTCCACGCCAAGGATGTTCAGATCGATCGGGCAAAGCTGAACGACGTCGGCATCATGGCCACGCCCTTGGAGTTTCACCAACCGGTGCTGCCCGGCCGGGGTGTGGTCGACTGGCCCCTCTTTTTCCAGACCCTTTCCGCCATTGGCTACCAGGGGCCCGTTTGCATTGAGGTCGAAGACCGCGCCTATGAGGGCTCCCTCGAATCCCGGCAAAGGGCGCTGCGCGAAAGCGGGGCATTCCTGCAGCCGCTCCTGTCCAGATGA
- a CDS encoding Gfo/Idh/MocA family protein, translated as MPRPTPASPTAAIVGTGFIGPVHLEALRRLAIPVRGILGSTPEKSTAAARSHGLAVGYASFAEILADPNVQVLHLTSPNRLHHRQVIDALAAGKHVICEKPLGMTSAETAELVAAAAANPHLICAVNYNIRFYPCMLHARSLIQRWELGEVFHLHGSYEQDWLLLPTDFNWRVLAEEGGELRAVGDVGTHWLDLAQFVTGLEVEEVCADLRTVHPVRQRPAQGSVETFSGKKGAPPPAVKPVAITTDDYASILLRFKGGARGCVTVSQVTAGRKNCVRLEVAGSKQALAWNSERPDELWLGQRGAPNQLMLRDPSMLSADVAAYSNYPAGHAEGFPDGFKQLYRAIYADISAGRRSAEPLYATFADGHRELLLCEAIARSHRTGAWVKVGS; from the coding sequence ATGCCACGGCCAACTCCTGCCTCTCCCACTGCTGCCATCGTCGGCACCGGTTTCATCGGCCCAGTTCACCTCGAGGCCTTGCGACGCCTGGCGATTCCCGTGCGCGGAATTCTTGGCTCGACGCCAGAAAAGTCCACTGCCGCCGCGCGCAGCCATGGACTTGCTGTCGGCTACGCCTCCTTCGCCGAAATCCTCGCCGATCCAAACGTACAGGTCCTCCACCTCACCTCCCCCAACCGGCTCCACCACCGGCAGGTGATCGACGCCCTAGCCGCCGGCAAACACGTGATCTGCGAGAAACCGCTCGGCATGACCTCGGCGGAGACAGCCGAACTGGTGGCGGCGGCCGCCGCGAATCCGCACCTGATCTGCGCGGTAAACTACAACATCCGCTTTTATCCCTGCATGCTGCACGCCCGGTCGCTTATCCAGCGCTGGGAACTGGGCGAGGTGTTCCACCTGCACGGCAGCTACGAGCAGGACTGGCTGCTCCTGCCGACCGATTTCAACTGGCGCGTGCTCGCAGAGGAGGGCGGCGAACTCCGCGCCGTCGGCGATGTTGGCACACACTGGCTCGATCTGGCCCAATTTGTCACCGGCTTGGAGGTGGAGGAAGTCTGCGCGGACCTCCGCACGGTCCACCCCGTGCGCCAGCGCCCCGCCCAAGGCTCGGTTGAGACTTTTTCCGGGAAGAAAGGCGCCCCACCCCCCGCGGTTAAACCCGTGGCGATCACCACCGACGACTACGCATCGATCTTGCTGCGCTTCAAGGGTGGCGCGCGCGGCTGTGTGACGGTTTCCCAAGTCACAGCCGGCCGAAAAAACTGTGTCCGCCTGGAAGTCGCAGGCTCCAAACAGGCCCTGGCTTGGAACAGCGAGCGCCCTGATGAGCTCTGGCTGGGCCAACGCGGTGCGCCCAATCAGCTCATGTTGCGTGATCCGTCGATGCTGAGTGCGGATGTCGCCGCCTATTCGAACTACCCCGCCGGCCACGCCGAGGGTTTCCCCGACGGCTTCAAGCAACTCTACCGGGCCATCTACGCGGACATCAGCGCCGGGCGCCGTTCCGCCGAACCGCTTTATGCGACTTTTGCCGACGGTCACCGCGAACTTCTGCTTTGCGAAGCCATCGCCCGCAGCCATCGCACCGGAGCCTGGGTGAAAGTCGGATCCTGA
- a CDS encoding Gfo/Idh/MocA family protein yields the protein MNRRKFIHQSVVAGIGLGLLHRFSPSARAAAPASANSRLRVAIAGLNSRGIALIQCFASLPNTEIAYLCDVDDRALAKGLAATAKVQTSVPKTIKDFRRALEDKDVDALGIATPDHWHAPMTIMALAAGKHVYVEKPCSHNPHEGELLLQAVAKYGRLVQMGNQRRSFPAMQEAIAQIHAGAIGRAYFARGWYTNARPSIGRGKLAPVPAWLDYELWQGPAPRRPFNDNVIHYKWHWHWHWGTGEALNNGTHEMDVCRWALGGTHPTKVTSSGGRYHYQDDWETPDTQVIGWEYADGKSMSWEGRSCNSYPIEGRSRGAMVHGTEGSALLDGEYYAFYDPKNKLIKEVKPGSAVDSTNTLSSTGLEADKAHFRNFADAIREGAKLTSPISEANPSVTMLHLGNIAARVGRTLQCDPTNGRIQHDAEAAKLWRRDYEPGWEPKV from the coding sequence ATGAACCGTCGCAAATTTATCCATCAATCAGTCGTGGCCGGCATCGGCCTGGGCCTGCTTCACCGCTTTTCTCCCTCGGCACGTGCCGCTGCTCCGGCCTCCGCCAACAGTCGCCTGCGGGTCGCCATCGCCGGTCTCAACAGCCGGGGCATCGCCTTGATCCAATGCTTCGCGTCGCTGCCCAACACCGAGATCGCCTACCTTTGCGATGTCGACGACCGGGCCCTCGCCAAAGGGCTCGCTGCGACCGCCAAGGTCCAGACAAGCGTGCCCAAAACCATCAAGGATTTTCGTCGTGCCCTCGAAGACAAGGACGTCGATGCCCTCGGTATCGCCACCCCCGATCACTGGCACGCGCCCATGACGATCATGGCGCTGGCTGCGGGCAAGCACGTGTACGTGGAGAAGCCGTGCAGCCATAACCCACACGAGGGCGAACTGTTGCTCCAAGCCGTCGCGAAGTACGGCCGTCTCGTGCAGATGGGCAACCAGCGCCGTTCGTTTCCCGCCATGCAGGAGGCGATCGCGCAGATCCACGCCGGCGCCATCGGTCGCGCCTACTTTGCGCGTGGCTGGTACACCAATGCCCGCCCGTCCATCGGTCGCGGCAAGCTCGCGCCGGTGCCCGCCTGGCTCGATTATGAACTCTGGCAGGGGCCGGCTCCACGCCGCCCCTTCAACGACAATGTCATCCACTACAAGTGGCACTGGCACTGGCATTGGGGCACAGGCGAGGCTCTCAACAACGGCACCCACGAGATGGACGTCTGTCGCTGGGCGCTCGGCGGGACGCATCCCACCAAGGTCACTTCGTCGGGCGGTCGCTATCACTATCAGGACGATTGGGAGACACCTGACACGCAGGTGATCGGTTGGGAGTATGCCGACGGGAAAAGCATGTCCTGGGAGGGACGCAGCTGTAACAGCTATCCCATCGAGGGCCGCTCGCGCGGCGCCATGGTGCACGGGACCGAGGGCTCCGCGCTGCTCGACGGCGAGTATTACGCCTTCTACGACCCGAAGAACAAGCTCATCAAGGAAGTGAAGCCCGGGAGCGCCGTGGATTCGACCAACACGCTGAGCAGCACCGGACTCGAGGCCGACAAGGCGCACTTCCGGAACTTTGCCGATGCGATCCGCGAAGGAGCCAAACTCACATCGCCGATCTCCGAGGCCAATCCGAGCGTCACGATGCTGCACCTGGGCAACATTGCCGCCCGCGTCGGTCGCACCCTCCAGTGCGATCCGACCAACGGACGCATACAACACGACGCCGAGGCCGCCAAGTTGTGGCGCCGCGATTACGAGCCGGGTTGGGAGCCAAAAGTGTGA
- a CDS encoding sugar phosphate isomerase/epimerase family protein, translated as MTACSPSSGLPRREFIRLTAMAAASSLACSLRAASPGAGGNVPLGMDAYSLRAYKWPASRLIAYAAEQRLDAVLFNGLKAFERLDDAYLTGLRQAAASAGIRLYVGIGSVTPGSTTFLKDYGSVDDLLTLGVRVATALGSSVVNCRIGNLADRSTPGGIEARMAELIHALRSVRTRAQDAGLKFAVENHAADLRTEEMLQVIQAAGADTTGVMLDPGNALWAMEDPMRQLEQLGRYVACTSIRDYMVWPTPEGAMFQWTAVGEGLMDVPAYVATMARLCPDVPLLLETISNSPRPIPYLQPDYWKVYPAVRAADIVEFLALCRRGHAIPTVQAPAGADPEAFEQEYQRGELERSLAYLRAHGPAGRKS; from the coding sequence ATGACAGCTTGCTCCCCATCATCCGGCCTGCCGCGCCGGGAATTCATCCGCCTCACCGCCATGGCGGCGGCGAGCTCACTCGCGTGTTCGCTTCGGGCCGCGTCCCCGGGAGCGGGAGGCAACGTACCGCTCGGCATGGACGCGTATTCGCTGCGGGCCTACAAGTGGCCGGCCAGCCGCCTGATTGCCTACGCTGCCGAACAACGGCTCGATGCCGTGTTGTTCAACGGCCTGAAGGCGTTCGAGCGGCTCGATGATGCCTACCTGACCGGTCTGCGGCAGGCGGCCGCGAGTGCAGGCATTCGCCTCTATGTCGGGATCGGCAGCGTCACTCCGGGAAGCACAACCTTTCTTAAGGACTACGGCAGCGTGGATGATCTGCTCACGCTGGGCGTGCGGGTGGCGACGGCGCTGGGCTCATCGGTGGTGAACTGTCGGATCGGCAACCTAGCGGATCGTTCCACTCCCGGTGGAATCGAGGCGCGCATGGCCGAGTTGATCCACGCCCTGCGGTCCGTGCGGACGCGCGCGCAGGACGCCGGCTTGAAGTTCGCGGTGGAAAACCATGCCGCCGACCTGCGCACCGAAGAAATGTTGCAGGTCATCCAGGCGGCCGGAGCCGATACCACGGGCGTCATGCTGGATCCGGGCAACGCCCTTTGGGCCATGGAGGATCCCATGCGCCAGCTCGAGCAGCTCGGCCGCTACGTGGCCTGCACCAGCATCCGCGATTACATGGTCTGGCCGACGCCGGAGGGAGCCATGTTTCAGTGGACGGCGGTCGGCGAGGGCTTGATGGATGTGCCCGCGTATGTCGCCACGATGGCCCGGCTCTGCCCGGACGTGCCCTTGCTGCTGGAGACCATCTCCAATTCGCCCCGCCCCATCCCGTACCTGCAACCTGACTACTGGAAAGTCTATCCGGCCGTGCGCGCCGCCGACATCGTGGAATTCCTGGCCCTTTGCCGGCGCGGGCACGCGATCCCGACTGTCCAGGCGCCCGCAGGCGCCGATCCGGAGGCTTTCGAACAAGAATACCAGCGCGGCGAGCTTGAACGCAGCCTGGCCTATCTGCGGGCCCACGGCCCGGCTGGCCGAAAATCCTGA
- a CDS encoding sulfatase: MIIVLAAMIISPLMASAASPSKAPNIIFIATDDLNAWVGPLDSPIKAKTPNLDRLAARGVTFMHAQACGSFCAPARSALFTGRHPSTTGAYTTQVYWRDRPDLRPLQVAFQQAGYQTYGTGKVFHHPAGFVDVRGWTDFHVRTQAQRESGWPVDSWRQGAPLPTPLPFSRFTRQQNPGTDRSFMEYAPLPNEVEKDMADTQQTDWVINVLQRQHAQPFFIALGLYAPHFQNYAPQKYYDLYPLDEIQLPQIKEDDTADLPPAIRKFYDHRKASIHDKLNELGIMKEVLRAYLACTSYADAQVGRVLDALEASPERDNTIVIFWSDQGYHHGEKGQWGKHTLWKETARIPFIWAGPGIARPAKVDTTVSAIDMYPTLVDLCGLAPDSGLEGKSLAAVLRDPAQARDREVLLCEIKPGGYTVVNQQWRYIHYADDTEELYNLTEDPNEWNNLAPAGGHQAVIERMKASAPKSFAPAGPETNQLRLITEGESFRWEPKPPGGKKAKGAAKND, from the coding sequence GTGATCATCGTGCTGGCGGCGATGATCATCTCCCCGCTGATGGCGTCGGCTGCCTCTCCCAGCAAGGCGCCCAACATCATCTTCATCGCCACGGATGACCTCAACGCTTGGGTCGGCCCCTTGGATTCGCCCATCAAGGCCAAGACACCCAATCTAGATCGCCTGGCGGCCCGCGGGGTGACGTTCATGCACGCACAGGCCTGCGGCAGCTTCTGTGCGCCTGCGCGTTCCGCCTTGTTCACTGGGCGGCATCCCTCGACCACGGGAGCCTATACTACTCAAGTCTACTGGCGCGACCGTCCCGACCTTCGGCCGTTGCAGGTGGCCTTCCAGCAGGCGGGCTACCAGACGTACGGTACGGGCAAGGTGTTTCATCACCCGGCCGGTTTCGTGGATGTGCGCGGCTGGACCGACTTCCATGTCCGCACCCAGGCCCAGCGTGAAAGCGGGTGGCCGGTGGACAGTTGGCGGCAAGGCGCGCCGCTGCCGACCCCGCTGCCTTTCAGTCGTTTCACGCGCCAGCAGAATCCCGGCACCGATCGGTCCTTCATGGAATACGCTCCGCTGCCCAACGAGGTGGAAAAGGACATGGCCGATACGCAGCAGACCGACTGGGTGATCAACGTCCTCCAGCGCCAGCACGCCCAGCCCTTCTTCATCGCCTTGGGCCTGTACGCCCCGCACTTCCAGAACTACGCGCCGCAGAAATACTACGACCTGTATCCGCTCGATGAAATCCAGCTTCCCCAGATCAAGGAGGATGATACGGCTGATCTGCCGCCGGCCATTCGCAAGTTCTACGATCACCGCAAGGCCTCCATTCACGACAAGCTCAATGAACTGGGTATCATGAAGGAAGTCCTGCGGGCCTATCTCGCCTGCACCTCCTATGCCGATGCGCAGGTGGGCCGCGTCTTGGATGCCTTGGAGGCGAGCCCGGAGCGGGACAACACCATCGTCATCTTCTGGAGCGACCAAGGCTACCACCACGGAGAGAAGGGCCAATGGGGCAAGCACACGCTCTGGAAGGAGACCGCCCGCATTCCCTTCATCTGGGCCGGACCGGGGATCGCGCGCCCGGCCAAGGTCGACACGACGGTCAGCGCCATCGACATGTATCCAACCCTGGTTGATCTCTGCGGTCTTGCTCCGGACTCGGGCCTGGAAGGGAAGTCACTGGCTGCAGTCCTGCGCGATCCCGCGCAGGCCAGGGATCGCGAGGTGTTGCTGTGCGAAATCAAGCCGGGCGGCTACACCGTCGTGAACCAGCAGTGGCGCTACATCCATTACGCGGACGATACGGAGGAACTCTACAACCTCACCGAAGATCCAAACGAGTGGAACAATCTCGCGCCCGCCGGCGGCCATCAGGCCGTGATCGAGCGGATGAAGGCGAGCGCGCCGAAGTCATTCGCCCCGGCCGGACCGGAGACGAACCAGCTGCGCCTGATCACCGAGGGCGAGAGTTTCCGCTGGGAGCCCAAGCCGCCCGGCGGAAAGAAAGCGAAGGGCGCCGCGAAGAACGACTAA